A window of the Mucilaginibacter sp. cycad4 genome harbors these coding sequences:
- a CDS encoding glycoside hydrolase 43 family protein, whose amino-acid sequence MKTKNIAFLKLAVTCLLWRLAVMPLNAQTAQNPIIYADVPDVSMIRVGDTYYASSTTMHLSPGLPIMKSKDLVNWRIVSYAYNTLDSGDALNLANGASAYGRGSWASSLRYHNGTFYVSTFSGTTNKTYIYSTKNIEKGPWKEMSFKPALHDHSLFFDDDGKAYMIYGSGRIMLAELNDDLSGVNPDKKPQILIENASAVAGPNIGLPAEGSQLFKINGKYYLFNISWPKSGMRTVLIHRADKLTGPYEGQVGLQDKGVAQGGLINTPKGDWYAYLFRDFGAVGRVPYLVPVTWTDGWPVLGVDHKAPDTLDLPANKSLMPGIVSPDEFSRKNGEPMLPLVWQWNHNPDDQLWSLKKRPGYLRLTTGRLDSTFLSARNTLTQRTIGPQCSGTTLIDVSKMNDGDFAGLALLQQKYGFVGVKSDHGSKWLVMYNAQSGSATETTRIPLKLPAVYLKASCDFTNRTDKAYFFYSFDGHKWEPIGTPLQMAYTIPHFMGYRFGLFNYATMLTGGYVDFDFFHISTAP is encoded by the coding sequence ATGAAAACAAAAAACATCGCATTTCTTAAACTGGCAGTTACCTGCCTTTTATGGCGACTGGCAGTTATGCCTTTAAACGCGCAAACAGCACAAAACCCCATTATCTATGCAGACGTTCCGGATGTATCGATGATCAGGGTTGGCGATACCTATTATGCAAGCAGCACCACCATGCATCTTAGTCCCGGGCTGCCTATCATGAAATCGAAAGACCTGGTAAACTGGCGCATTGTAAGTTACGCATATAATACACTTGACAGTGGAGATGCCCTTAACCTGGCAAACGGAGCAAGCGCATATGGCCGGGGCTCATGGGCAAGCAGCTTACGTTATCATAACGGTACTTTTTACGTTTCAACATTTTCGGGCACTACCAACAAGACATATATCTACAGCACAAAGAACATCGAAAAAGGCCCATGGAAAGAAATGTCCTTTAAACCGGCATTACATGACCACTCACTTTTTTTCGACGATGACGGCAAAGCTTATATGATTTACGGGAGCGGCAGGATCATGCTGGCCGAACTGAATGATGACCTGTCTGGCGTCAATCCTGATAAAAAACCGCAAATCCTGATCGAAAATGCCAGCGCCGTTGCCGGTCCCAATATTGGTTTGCCTGCCGAAGGCTCGCAACTGTTCAAAATTAACGGCAAATATTACCTTTTCAATATCAGCTGGCCTAAAAGCGGAATGCGTACCGTTTTAATCCACCGGGCCGACAAGCTGACCGGACCTTACGAAGGCCAGGTAGGGCTTCAGGATAAAGGCGTGGCCCAGGGCGGGCTTATCAATACCCCGAAGGGCGATTGGTATGCGTATTTATTTCGTGATTTTGGCGCCGTTGGCCGGGTGCCGTACCTGGTACCGGTTACCTGGACAGATGGATGGCCTGTATTGGGTGTTGATCACAAAGCGCCTGATACGCTGGACTTACCTGCAAATAAAAGCCTGATGCCGGGTATTGTATCCCCGGATGAATTTAGCCGTAAAAACGGGGAGCCAATGCTGCCTTTGGTGTGGCAATGGAACCACAACCCGGATGATCAGTTATGGTCGTTAAAAAAGCGGCCCGGTTATTTGAGATTAACCACCGGGCGACTGGACAGCACATTCCTATCGGCACGTAACACGTTAACGCAACGCACCATTGGCCCCCAATGTTCAGGAACAACTTTAATTGATGTTTCCAAAATGAATGATGGAGACTTTGCAGGTTTGGCTTTACTACAACAAAAGTATGGCTTCGTCGGTGTTAAATCAGATCATGGCTCCAAATGGCTTGTCATGTATAACGCGCAATCCGGATCGGCCACAGAAACAACCCGTATACCTTTAAAGCTGCCTGCAGTCTATCTTAAGGCAAGCTGCGATTTTACTAACCGGACAGATAAAGCCTACTTTTTTTATAGTTTCGACGGGCACAAATGGGAACCTATTGGTACGCCGTTGCAGATGGCTTATACAATTCCCCATTTTATGGGATATCGATTCGGCCTGTTCAACTATGCAACCATGTTAACGGGTGGTTATGTCGATTTCGACTTTTTCCATATCAGCACTGCACCATAA
- a CDS encoding endo-1,4-beta-xylanase — MKLKTLISFVFPLLLMSSAAFMSFTSRQALHPGTGENRVTHSLYKPDKGLKDYYRKYFPIGVAINTAALSGPQAELIAKEFNSVTPENDMKMGPIHPRENEYNWKNADAIVAFAQEHHMKIRGHNLLWHAQAPAWMFKDSTGKQVSKDVLLKRLKDHITTVVNHFKGKIYAWDVVNEAIDDKPDNYLRNSLWYQICGEDFIAKAFEYAHEADPDAQLFYNDYNSEVPSKRDKICKLLRSLKDAGVPVTGVGLQGHWKLTDPSLQQITEAMDKYAALGLKLQITELDVTVRTGPPHKAGDQTVPDSAYTETMAAQQAERYKAIFEIFRKYKKVITGVTFWNVSDRYSWLDFRGGGIAGGAAATEGTSRKVIKAYPLLFDEKLQRKKAYWAVVNF; from the coding sequence ATGAAACTTAAAACTTTGATATCTTTTGTATTTCCGTTATTGCTGATGAGCTCTGCTGCTTTTATGTCGTTCACAAGCCGGCAGGCATTACATCCTGGGACAGGAGAAAATCGGGTTACCCATTCGCTATACAAGCCGGATAAAGGTTTGAAAGATTATTACCGAAAATATTTTCCTATCGGTGTTGCAATAAACACGGCTGCACTTAGCGGGCCTCAAGCAGAACTAATTGCAAAGGAGTTTAACAGTGTTACGCCGGAAAACGATATGAAAATGGGTCCCATTCATCCGCGCGAAAATGAATATAACTGGAAAAACGCCGACGCCATCGTAGCATTCGCGCAAGAGCACCACATGAAAATCAGGGGCCACAATTTGCTTTGGCATGCCCAGGCACCTGCATGGATGTTTAAAGACAGCACGGGCAAACAGGTAAGTAAAGATGTGTTACTGAAACGGCTTAAAGATCATATCACCACAGTAGTCAATCATTTTAAAGGTAAGATCTATGCGTGGGACGTAGTTAACGAAGCCATTGATGATAAGCCCGATAACTACCTGCGTAACTCGTTATGGTACCAGATCTGCGGCGAGGATTTTATTGCCAAAGCGTTTGAATACGCCCATGAAGCAGACCCAGACGCCCAGCTTTTTTACAACGATTACAATAGTGAAGTTCCATCCAAGCGGGATAAGATCTGCAAATTGCTCAGGAGCCTTAAAGATGCGGGCGTACCTGTCACCGGAGTAGGCCTGCAGGGCCACTGGAAATTAACTGACCCCAGTTTGCAACAAATAACTGAAGCTATGGATAAGTATGCAGCGCTTGGATTAAAGCTGCAGATCACCGAATTGGATGTTACCGTACGTACCGGCCCGCCGCATAAAGCAGGCGATCAAACGGTGCCGGATTCCGCATATACTGAAACCATGGCCGCCCAACAAGCCGAAAGGTATAAGGCGATCTTTGAGATCTTCAGGAAATACAAAAAAGTAATAACCGGGGTTACTTTTTGGAATGTATCAGACCGGTACAGCTGGCTTGATTTCCGTGGTGGCGGTATTGCCGGCGGCGCAGCTGCCACCGAGGGCACAAGCCGCAAAGTTATCAAAGCCTACCCTCTCCTGTTTGATGAAAAACTTCAGCGAAAAAAGGCATATTGGGCTGTGGTTAACTTTTAA
- a CDS encoding family 43 glycosylhydrolase translates to MKNIKFWLLLFGSVLSFAGRSVAQNPLIRDQFTADPSARVFGDRVYVYPSHDIKATPGHGRPGWFCMENYHVFSSANLTDWTDHGMIISQTTVPWADPASYSMWAPDCIFRNGKYYMYFPTTAKGSENGRGFTIGVAVADKPYGPFTPRQEPIKGVHGIDPNVFIDKDGQAYLYWAQGNLYAAKLKENMLELASEPVILTELPDKGLKEGPYLFERQGVYYLTYPHVANKTERLEYATGNNPMGPFKFAGVIMDESASGCWTNHQSIIRFKNQWYLFYHNDDLSPNFDKNRSIRCDSLFFNADGTIRKVIPTLRGVGITKASEKIQIDRYSDKDSTVKISFLDTAKRFDGWKTTFNNTDSWVRYNRVDFNGKKFKELQVMANAEGPATIEVRLGNTTGQLLATAKIGKGSDWQVTQLPLTSPPPKIADLVIVLKSGTAANIDWISFK, encoded by the coding sequence ATGAAAAATATTAAGTTCTGGCTATTGCTATTCGGATCAGTACTGAGCTTTGCCGGGCGATCCGTGGCACAAAATCCATTGATCAGAGACCAGTTTACGGCCGATCCATCGGCCCGCGTTTTTGGCGACAGGGTCTACGTTTATCCATCGCATGATATTAAGGCAACACCCGGCCATGGCCGCCCTGGTTGGTTCTGCATGGAAAATTACCATGTTTTTTCATCAGCCAACCTCACCGATTGGACTGATCATGGCATGATCATCAGCCAAACCACAGTGCCCTGGGCCGACCCGGCTTCGTACAGCATGTGGGCTCCCGACTGCATTTTCCGCAACGGCAAATATTATATGTATTTTCCTACAACCGCAAAAGGCAGCGAAAACGGCCGGGGCTTTACCATAGGTGTAGCGGTAGCCGATAAACCTTACGGCCCGTTTACCCCACGCCAAGAACCTATAAAAGGGGTACACGGCATTGATCCAAATGTGTTTATCGATAAAGACGGGCAGGCATACCTGTATTGGGCGCAGGGTAACCTGTATGCCGCAAAGCTTAAGGAAAACATGCTCGAACTTGCTTCAGAACCGGTAATTTTAACTGAGCTGCCGGATAAAGGGCTAAAGGAAGGCCCCTACCTGTTTGAACGTCAAGGCGTTTATTATTTGACCTATCCGCATGTGGCAAATAAAACTGAAAGGCTGGAATATGCTACCGGAAATAATCCGATGGGGCCTTTTAAATTTGCAGGCGTGATTATGGATGAGTCGGCTTCCGGTTGCTGGACCAATCACCAGTCTATCATCCGGTTTAAAAATCAATGGTACCTGTTTTACCACAACGATGACCTGTCACCTAACTTTGATAAAAACAGGTCGATAAGATGCGACAGCCTGTTTTTCAATGCCGACGGAACAATCAGGAAAGTTATCCCAACCCTGCGTGGCGTGGGAATAACCAAAGCCTCAGAAAAAATACAGATTGACAGGTACAGCGATAAGGACAGTACCGTTAAAATCTCTTTTCTTGATACCGCAAAAAGATTTGACGGATGGAAGACTACGTTCAACAATACCGATAGCTGGGTTCGTTACAATCGTGTTGACTTCAATGGCAAAAAATTTAAAGAATTGCAGGTTATGGCTAACGCGGAAGGCCCGGCAACTATAGAGGTGCGGCTTGGCAATACCACCGGACAATTACTGGCGACAGCGAAGATTGGCAAAGGAAGCGATTGGCAGGTTACGCAACTCCCTCTCACTTCGCCTCCTCCAAAAATTGCCGACTTGGTAATCGTATTAAAAAGCGGTACGGCTGCCAACATTGACTGGATAAGCTTTAAATAA
- a CDS encoding alpha/beta hydrolase-fold protein produces the protein MKKIAYLTVIGILPALLALSQPALKHSPAGFDTYRAGIAHGKLDTVTYDSKTVGSKRRAVVYLPPGYTAKKTYPVLYLLHGIGGDEFEWLNQGKPQVILDNLYADKKLEPMIVVLPNGRAMKDDRATGNIMAPDKVAAFATFEHDLLDDLIPFIQKKYPDYTDREHRALAGLSMGGGQSLNFGLGNLDKFAWVGGFSSAPNTKKPEELVPDPDAAKSKLKLLWISCGDHDGLMSFSKRTHDYLEQKNVPHIFSVEPGIHDFKVWKNDLYLFSQFLFKPVDIDRYNAMIKGGPASTNIRGSKYPFIQPDHRVIFRFKAPDAQKVQVDLGKKYDMVKDTAGYWTATTDSIGEGFHYYSLIIDGVATTDPASQTFYGMGRMASGIEIPFDGGGYYAVKNVPHGDIRIKTYFSTVTKSWRRLFIYTPPGYDASQVKYPALYILHGGGEDETGWATQGKTDMIMDNLIAARQAKPMLVVMPDANFGGGFGEAGLKTFASEIKQCIIPFIEKNYRVDRTAQGRALAGLSMGGLNTLYTGIYNTDTFSYLGVFSSGWILPVQNTIAGTQYDFMKKNAAKINSNLKAFWIAMGGKEDIAYKNCQVMLGKLDEMKIKHTYYEYPGGHTWPVWRNDLYKFAPILFK, from the coding sequence ATGAAGAAGATAGCCTACCTCACCGTCATTGGCATTTTGCCTGCCCTACTGGCCCTTTCACAGCCGGCTCTTAAACATTCACCTGCCGGCTTCGACACTTACCGCGCTGGGATAGCACACGGAAAATTAGACACCGTCACCTATGATTCAAAAACAGTTGGCTCCAAACGCCGCGCGGTAGTATACCTGCCGCCCGGGTATACTGCAAAAAAAACATATCCTGTTCTTTACCTCCTTCATGGCATTGGTGGCGATGAATTTGAATGGCTTAACCAGGGCAAGCCCCAGGTGATATTGGATAACTTGTATGCCGATAAAAAACTGGAACCAATGATTGTGGTGTTGCCCAATGGCCGCGCAATGAAGGATGACCGCGCCACCGGCAATATAATGGCTCCGGATAAAGTAGCCGCATTTGCAACTTTTGAGCATGACTTGCTGGATGACCTGATCCCATTTATCCAAAAAAAGTATCCTGATTATACCGATCGCGAACACCGGGCGCTGGCCGGATTATCAATGGGCGGCGGTCAGTCACTTAATTTTGGACTGGGAAACCTGGATAAATTTGCCTGGGTTGGAGGCTTTTCATCGGCACCTAATACCAAAAAACCGGAAGAACTTGTACCTGATCCCGATGCCGCGAAAAGTAAACTTAAATTGCTCTGGATCTCCTGCGGCGATCATGACGGCTTAATGTCATTCAGTAAACGTACCCACGACTACCTGGAACAAAAAAACGTACCGCATATCTTTAGTGTCGAGCCGGGGATACATGACTTTAAGGTTTGGAAAAATGACCTTTACCTGTTCTCGCAGTTCCTGTTCAAACCTGTTGATATCGATAGATATAATGCGATGATCAAGGGCGGCCCTGCATCTACCAATATCAGAGGCTCAAAATATCCCTTTATCCAGCCCGACCACCGGGTGATTTTCCGCTTTAAGGCACCGGATGCACAAAAGGTGCAGGTTGACCTTGGCAAAAAATATGATATGGTGAAAGACACTGCCGGCTATTGGACAGCCACAACAGATTCAATTGGCGAAGGCTTCCATTATTATTCGTTGATTATAGATGGTGTGGCTACAACTGATCCTGCCAGCCAAACCTTTTACGGCATGGGACGTATGGCAAGCGGCATAGAAATACCATTTGACGGAGGCGGCTATTATGCTGTTAAAAACGTTCCGCACGGCGATATCCGTATCAAAACTTATTTTTCAACCGTAACTAAATCATGGCGAAGGCTATTTATTTATACCCCGCCGGGTTATGATGCAAGCCAGGTTAAATATCCTGCGTTGTATATACTACATGGCGGCGGTGAGGATGAAACCGGCTGGGCAACCCAGGGCAAAACCGATATGATCATGGATAACCTGATTGCAGCCAGGCAAGCCAAGCCCATGCTGGTGGTAATGCCCGATGCCAATTTCGGCGGGGGTTTTGGTGAAGCCGGCCTCAAAACCTTTGCAAGTGAAATAAAACAATGCATTATCCCCTTTATAGAAAAGAACTACCGGGTTGACCGCACCGCGCAAGGCCGTGCCCTGGCCGGGCTTTCCATGGGCGGACTTAATACTTTATATACCGGCATCTACAATACCGATACGTTCAGTTACCTTGGCGTATTCAGCTCGGGGTGGATTTTACCTGTACAAAATACCATCGCTGGTACACAGTATGACTTTATGAAGAAAAATGCCGCCAAAATCAACAGCAACCTGAAAGCATTTTGGATAGCCATGGGCGGCAAGGAGGATATTGCTTATAAAAATTGCCAGGTTATGCTGGGTAAGCTGGACGAGATGAAGATAAAACATACCTATTACGAGTACCCGGGAGGCCATACCTGGCCTGTTTGGCGAAATGATCTTTACAAATTTGCCCCCATCCTATTTAAATAA
- a CDS encoding glycoside hydrolase family 9 protein, with translation MQLKIYSPKPVMVAMALILCLLSIHVMAQKLKLNKLGYFETPGVNVLVFSNQYNGIFQDEKTAGVELIHHGVRTITGGAVRLQNTPEQWDLVPTLVNRTVDSVNHRIDVTMRYEGYDFDSKISVTPKGNGVELNLYLDKPVPEKLAGKAGFNLEIIPSAYFEKTFLIDGKPGEFPLYPAGLTKMLPSSQKIPQFAGHTTFDDRGRNEFIDPAPLATGKTLLMAPEDPERTIKIQSLDADLKLFDGRSLAQNGWFIVRSLLPAGKTGKVLTWYIEPNAVPGWKRAPVIEFSQVGYRPDQQKTAVIELDKNDTPLKTATLFEVTPDGKYLERLKSAAQHWGQFTRYNYLKFDFSSVKKAGLYVIAYGDQKTNAFPINANIYENIGHPTMDVWFPVQMDHMMVNEAYRVWHGAPFLDDALQAPPNHQHFDTYQMGPTTDTKYKPLERIPGLNVGGWFDAGDFDIETPSHCSVVLSFVEAWENFKIDRDETYVDYPTRYVDIHRPDGKPDLLQQIEHGTLNLVAQVVNIGHPARGIIVPNLHQYHHLGDAVNETDNLPYNASLKPYQTDGKSSGTMDDRWAFTTRNIALDYQTAAALAAASRALKGYNDTLALKSLQCAQRLWHEDDSLKMHMDSAARARNRFLAGNEMLAALQLYITTKDQLYADHFKKLIMPMLDRFPGFVMINALHAYPYMDKDYQDKIAGYMQKYKATCDEYDKQNPYGVPVTPGGWGGSGQVINYAITNYYANKYFPNIIGPEYVYKGLNYIFGCHPYSNLSFVSSVGVRSKKVTYGNNRADFRFIAGGVVPGILLLKPDFPENKEDWPFFWGENEVTIAGCAQYIVLSGAANQLGLHN, from the coding sequence ATGCAATTAAAAATTTACTCACCAAAGCCGGTTATGGTGGCGATGGCATTGATCCTTTGCCTGTTATCTATCCATGTCATGGCTCAAAAACTAAAATTAAACAAGCTGGGCTATTTCGAAACGCCCGGCGTAAACGTACTGGTATTCAGTAACCAATACAACGGAATTTTTCAGGACGAGAAAACGGCCGGTGTTGAACTGATACACCACGGCGTTCGTACCATTACCGGCGGCGCGGTACGCCTGCAAAATACGCCCGAGCAGTGGGACCTGGTGCCCACGCTGGTAAACCGCACGGTTGATAGCGTTAATCATCGTATTGACGTAACCATGCGTTATGAAGGCTACGATTTTGATTCAAAGATCAGCGTAACACCTAAGGGCAACGGTGTTGAGCTGAATTTGTATCTGGATAAACCGGTGCCGGAAAAATTAGCGGGCAAGGCAGGGTTTAATCTTGAGATCATACCATCAGCCTATTTTGAAAAAACATTTTTGATTGATGGAAAACCAGGCGAATTTCCGCTGTATCCGGCGGGTTTGACAAAAATGCTTCCATCAAGCCAAAAAATCCCGCAGTTTGCCGGTCATACCACATTTGACGATCGCGGCCGTAATGAATTTATCGATCCGGCACCGCTTGCTACCGGTAAAACGCTGTTAATGGCACCTGAAGATCCCGAGCGCACCATTAAAATTCAATCCTTGGATGCAGACCTTAAGTTGTTTGACGGCCGGAGCCTTGCACAAAACGGATGGTTTATCGTCCGCAGTTTGTTGCCGGCCGGTAAAACGGGTAAGGTGTTAACATGGTATATTGAGCCTAACGCCGTTCCTGGTTGGAAGCGTGCGCCGGTAATAGAGTTTTCGCAGGTAGGTTATCGCCCGGATCAGCAAAAGACCGCCGTAATAGAGCTGGATAAAAATGATACACCATTAAAAACCGCGACGCTTTTTGAGGTAACACCCGATGGGAAATACCTTGAGCGGCTTAAATCAGCTGCACAGCACTGGGGGCAATTTACCCGTTACAATTATTTGAAATTTGATTTCAGCAGTGTAAAAAAGGCCGGATTATATGTGATAGCCTATGGCGACCAAAAAACCAATGCATTCCCCATAAATGCAAATATTTATGAAAATATAGGGCATCCCACAATGGATGTTTGGTTTCCGGTTCAGATGGATCACATGATGGTTAACGAAGCCTACCGTGTATGGCACGGTGCGCCTTTCCTTGACGATGCCTTGCAGGCACCTCCAAACCACCAGCACTTTGACACTTACCAGATGGGGCCAACTACTGATACCAAATATAAACCGCTTGAACGGATCCCCGGGCTTAACGTTGGCGGCTGGTTTGATGCCGGCGACTTTGACATTGAAACGCCATCGCACTGCAGCGTTGTATTGAGTTTTGTTGAAGCCTGGGAGAATTTTAAAATCGATCGCGACGAAACATATGTAGATTACCCAACACGGTACGTAGATATACACCGCCCCGATGGTAAGCCTGATCTTTTGCAGCAAATAGAACACGGCACGCTTAACCTGGTGGCGCAGGTGGTGAACATTGGCCATCCGGCGCGCGGAATCATAGTGCCGAATCTGCACCAGTACCATCACCTCGGGGACGCCGTTAACGAAACAGATAACCTGCCTTATAACGCCTCGCTGAAGCCCTACCAAACCGACGGTAAATCAAGCGGTACCATGGATGACCGGTGGGCGTTCACCACAAGGAACATAGCATTGGATTACCAGACAGCTGCTGCACTTGCTGCTGCCAGCAGGGCGCTTAAAGGATATAATGATACCCTGGCCTTAAAAAGCCTCCAATGTGCCCAAAGACTTTGGCATGAAGACGATAGCCTGAAAATGCACATGGACTCGGCAGCCCGGGCACGTAACAGGTTCCTTGCAGGTAACGAAATGCTTGCCGCTCTTCAATTGTATATCACAACCAAAGATCAGCTGTATGCCGATCATTTCAAAAAATTGATCATGCCGATGCTTGATCGTTTTCCGGGCTTTGTGATGATAAATGCGCTGCACGCTTACCCTTATATGGATAAAGATTACCAGGATAAAATAGCGGGCTACATGCAAAAATACAAAGCCACGTGCGATGAGTATGATAAACAGAACCCTTATGGTGTACCCGTTACACCGGGCGGATGGGGCGGTAGCGGACAGGTTATTAACTACGCCATTACCAACTATTACGCAAATAAGTATTTCCCTAATATAATCGGCCCCGAATATGTTTACAAAGGGTTGAATTATATCTTTGGGTGCCATCCTTATTCAAACCTTTCCTTTGTATCATCAGTAGGTGTACGTTCAAAAAAAGTAACCTATGGTAATAACCGGGCCGATTTCAGGTTTATTGCCGGTGGGGTTGTGCCTGGTATACTGCTGCTCAAACCTGATTTTCCGGAAAACAAGGAAGACTGGCCGTTTTTCTGGGGGGAGAATGAAGTAACAATTGCCGGCTGTGCTCAGTACATTGTTTTGTCAGGAGCCGCTAATCAGTTAGGTCTGCATAATTAA